From a single Phalacrocorax carbo chromosome 10, bPhaCar2.1, whole genome shotgun sequence genomic region:
- the RHBDL1 gene encoding rhomboid-related protein 1, producing MDRSSLLQLIQEQLDPENTGFIGVETFASLVHSHELPLDPAKLDMLVALAQGNDEGQVCYQELVDLISSKRSSSFKRAIANGQRALPRDVLLDETGLGFYKRFVRYVAYEILPCEMDRRWYFYQHRTCPPPVFMAAVTLTQIIVFLCYGARLNKWVLQTYHPEYMKSPLVYHPGHRARAWRFLTYMFMHVGLEQLGFNALLQLMIGVPLEMVHGILRISFLYLAGVLAGSLTVSITDMRAPLVGGSGGVYALCSAHLANVVMNWAGMRCPYKLLRMVLALVCMSSEVGRAVWLRFSPPLPASGPQPSFMAHLAGAIVGISMGLTILRSYEESLQDQCGWWVLLLSYGTFLLFAVFWNIFAYDLLGAQIPPPP from the exons ATGGACAGGagctccctgctccagctcaTCCAAGAGCAG CTTGACCCCGAAAACACTGGCTTCATCGGGGTGGAGACGTTCGCCAGCCTCGTGCACAGTCATGAGCTGCCCCTGGATCCTGCCAAGCTGGACATGCTGGtggccctggcacagggcaaTGACGAGGGGCAGGTCTGCTATCAGGAGCTGGTAGACCTG ATCAGCAGCAAGCGCTCGAGCAGCTTCAAGCGCGCCATTGCCAACGGGCAGCGAGCCCTGCCCCGCGATGTGCTGCTGGACGAGACTGGCCTGGGCTTCTACAAGCGCTTCGTCCGCTATGTGGCCTACGAGATCCTGCCCTGCGAGATGGACCGGCGCTGGTACTTCTACCAGCACCGCACGTGTCCGCCCCCTGTCTTCATGGCAGCCGTCACCCTCACCCAG ATCATCGTGTTCCTCTGCTACGGGGCCCGCCTGAACAAGTGGGTGCTGCAGACCTACCACCCCGAGTACATGAAGAGCCCCCTGGTCTACCACCCTGGGCACCGGGCACGCGCCTGGCGCTTCCTCACCTACATGTTCATGCACGTGGG gctggagcagctggggtTCAACGCCCTCCTGCAGCTGATGATCGGGGTGCCCCTGGAGATGGTGCACGGCATCCTGCGCATCAGCTTCCTCTACCTGGCCGGCGTCCTGGCAG GCTCCCTCACCGTCTCCATCACGGACATGCGGGCCCCCCTGGTCGGGGGCTCAGGGGGTGTCTATGCGCTCTGCTCAGCCCACCTTGCCAACGTTGTCATG AACTGGGCCGGGATGCGCTGCCCCTACAAGCTGCTGCGGATGGTGCTGGCGCTGGTGTGCA TGAGCTCAGAGGTGGGTCGTGCCGTCTGGCTCCGTTTCTCCCCACCGCTGCCGGCCTCGggcccccagcccagcttcaTGGCCCATCTGGCAGGGGCCATTGTGGGCATCAGCATGGGGCTGACCATCCTGCGCAGCTACGAGGAGAGCCTGCAGGACCAGTGCGGCTGGTGGGTCCTGCTCCTCTCCTACGgcaccttcctcctcttcgcGGTCTTCTGGAACATTTTCGCCTACGACCTCCTGGGGGCACAGATCCCTCCCCCCCCCtaa